One genomic region from Leptolyngbyaceae cyanobacterium JSC-12 encodes:
- a CDS encoding DnaJ-class molecular chaperone with C-terminal Zn finger domain (IMG reference gene:2510097933~PFAM: DnaJ C terminal region; DnaJ domain), with protein MAATDFKDYYTILGVSKSADADEIKKAFRKLARKYHPDMNPGDRAAEARFKEINEAYEVLSDPDKRRKYDQFGQYWRQADQARSSPFNNMNVDFDSFEFGRYGSFEDFINELLGRMGSTPGAGNTQTRYRTSTSTDFRDSGFGSTAAAGLDSEATITLTLSEAFNGVQKRLQVGNEVIDVRIPPGAKPGSRIRIRGKGRFSPYYTSQRGDLYLTVEISPHPFFQFEGENLVCEVPITPDEAVLGAPVEVPTPDGSVTVNIPAGIRSGQSLRLRGKGWKSPKGDRGDQMVKVIITPPKGLTPTERELYEKIRANRSFNPRSHLKGVQL; from the coding sequence ATGGCTGCGACTGATTTTAAGGACTACTACACAATTTTGGGAGTGAGTAAGTCAGCAGATGCGGATGAGATTAAAAAAGCCTTCCGTAAACTTGCTCGGAAATACCATCCGGATATGAATCCTGGCGATCGCGCAGCAGAAGCTAGATTTAAGGAAATTAATGAAGCCTATGAGGTGTTGTCTGATCCAGACAAACGCCGCAAATATGATCAGTTCGGGCAATACTGGCGACAGGCAGACCAAGCGAGATCGTCCCCCTTCAATAATATGAATGTGGACTTTGATAGCTTCGAGTTTGGGCGCTATGGCAGCTTCGAAGATTTCATCAACGAACTGCTGGGACGGATGGGCAGCACACCTGGTGCGGGTAATACTCAAACACGCTATCGTACCTCCACATCCACCGATTTCCGTGACTCTGGATTTGGCTCTACCGCTGCTGCTGGACTGGATAGCGAAGCCACTATTACGCTGACCCTCTCTGAAGCCTTTAATGGTGTCCAGAAACGCCTACAAGTAGGGAATGAAGTAATTGATGTTCGGATTCCGCCTGGAGCCAAGCCTGGTAGCCGGATTCGAATCCGCGGTAAAGGACGCTTCAGTCCTTACTACACCAGTCAACGGGGAGATTTGTATCTAACCGTGGAAATATCACCCCACCCCTTTTTCCAATTTGAGGGCGAAAACTTAGTTTGTGAAGTTCCTATTACACCCGATGAAGCTGTTTTGGGGGCACCAGTGGAAGTTCCTACACCCGATGGATCGGTGACCGTCAACATTCCAGCCGGAATCCGTTCGGGGCAATCGTTACGGCTACGGGGCAAAGGCTGGAAGAGTCCTAAGGGCGATCGCGGCGATCAAATGGTGAAAGTCATCATCACTCCTCCCAAAGGACTCACCCCAACAGAGCGAG
- a CDS encoding putative kinase (IMG reference gene:2510097934~PFAM: Chromatin associated protein KTI12), whose protein sequence is MTHLLLLIGLPGSGKSTLAAHLIQDCPKRWLISTDAIRARLYGDEGIQGSWLAIWHEVGQQFRQAVQYIQAGEASQAIYDATNVVRKQRRQAIALARASGFTRITGLWLNTPIRLCVQRNENRDRQVPKEVIYRMNRRLCGAPPSKQEGMDELVELRIGNGERQMGIGKEKFGDCRLRML, encoded by the coding sequence ATGACCCATCTATTGCTGTTGATTGGGCTACCTGGTAGCGGCAAATCTACGTTAGCAGCACACTTGATACAAGACTGCCCGAAGCGTTGGCTGATTTCTACCGATGCTATCCGGGCACGTTTGTATGGAGATGAAGGTATTCAGGGTTCCTGGCTAGCAATCTGGCACGAAGTTGGACAGCAATTTCGCCAGGCAGTTCAATATATTCAAGCAGGAGAAGCATCCCAAGCAATTTACGATGCAACCAATGTTGTCAGGAAACAACGTCGGCAGGCGATCGCCCTGGCTCGTGCCTCCGGCTTTACTCGTATCACCGGACTCTGGCTGAATACGCCTATCCGGTTATGTGTGCAGCGGAATGAAAATCGCGATCGCCAGGTGCCCAAAGAGGTCATTTATCGTATGAATCGTCGGCTCTGCGGTGCACCGCCTTCAAAGCAGGAAGGAATGGATGAATTAGTAGAGTTGAGAATTGGGAATGGGGAGAGGCAAATGGGGATTGGGAAGGAAAAGTTCGGAGATTGCAGATTGAGAATGCTTTGA
- a CDS encoding glucose-1-phosphate adenylyltransferase (IMG reference gene:2510097935~PFAM: Nucleotidyl transferase~TIGRFAM: glucose-1-phosphate adenylyltransferase) — translation MKRVLAIILGGGAGTRLYPLTKLRAKPAVPLASKYRLIDIPVSNCINSEIYKIYVLTQFNSASLNRHLSRSYTFSGFSEGFVEVLAAQQTPENPNWFQGTADAVRQYLWLFLEWDVDEYLILSGDHLYRMDYREFIQRHRDTNADITISVVPMDDRRASDFGLMKIDKSGRVIDFSEKPKGDALKAMQVDTTVLGLSPEEAKENPYIASMGIYVFRREALLKLLKESPERTDFGKEIIPASAKNYNVQAYLFNGYWEDIGTIEAFYEANMALTQQPRPPFSFYDEGAPIYTRPRYLPPTKLLDCTIKESIIAEGCILKDCSITHSVLGVRTRVESGCVIEDTMIMGADFYQPLTERDSSAGCGDKVPLGIGKETTIRRAIIDKNARIGRNVQIINKDHVQEAERENLGFFIRSGIVVVIKGATIPDGMII, via the coding sequence GTGAAGCGAGTATTAGCAATTATCTTGGGAGGCGGGGCTGGAACACGACTGTATCCACTCACCAAGCTACGTGCAAAACCGGCAGTGCCGTTAGCAAGCAAATATCGCTTGATTGATATTCCGGTTAGTAATTGTATTAATTCAGAAATTTATAAAATCTACGTTCTGACTCAGTTCAACTCTGCGTCACTGAATCGTCACCTATCCCGTTCCTATACATTTTCGGGATTCAGTGAAGGCTTCGTTGAAGTGTTGGCAGCCCAGCAAACTCCTGAAAACCCCAACTGGTTCCAGGGAACTGCGGATGCAGTGCGACAATACCTGTGGCTATTCCTGGAATGGGATGTGGATGAGTATTTGATTTTGTCTGGTGATCACCTATATCGCATGGACTACCGCGAGTTCATCCAACGCCACCGGGATACCAACGCTGATATCACCATTTCCGTTGTGCCCATGGACGATCGCCGTGCGTCAGACTTTGGACTGATGAAGATTGATAAGTCCGGTAGGGTAATTGACTTCAGCGAAAAGCCAAAAGGGGATGCCCTGAAAGCCATGCAGGTAGACACGACCGTTTTAGGGCTTTCTCCAGAAGAGGCAAAAGAAAATCCCTACATCGCTTCAATGGGGATTTATGTATTCAGGCGAGAAGCTTTGTTGAAGTTGTTAAAAGAGTCACCAGAACGAACTGACTTCGGCAAAGAAATTATTCCAGCATCTGCCAAAAACTATAACGTCCAAGCCTACCTGTTTAACGGCTATTGGGAAGATATTGGAACCATCGAAGCCTTTTACGAGGCAAATATGGCACTAACCCAGCAGCCTCGCCCACCCTTTAGCTTTTATGACGAGGGTGCGCCGATCTATACCCGTCCGCGTTACTTGCCACCAACGAAATTGCTTGATTGCACGATCAAAGAGTCGATTATTGCCGAAGGCTGTATTTTGAAGGATTGCTCAATTACCCATTCGGTATTGGGGGTCCGCACACGGGTTGAATCGGGATGTGTGATTGAAGACACGATGATTATGGGGGCAGACTTTTACCAACCCCTAACTGAGCGGGATTCGAGTGCAGGTTGCGGGGACAAAGTTCCACTCGGCATTGGGAAAGAAACAACCATTCGCCGTGCCATTATCGATAAAAACGCCCGCATCGGCCGCAATGTCCAGATTATTAATAAAGACCACGTTCAAGAAGCTGAACGCGAAAATCTTGGATTCTTTATTCGTAGTGGTATTGTGGTTGTCATCAAAGGTGCCACCATTCCTGATGGCATGATTATCTAG
- a CDS encoding methylase involved in ubiquinone/menaquinone biosynthesis (IMG reference gene:2510097936~PFAM: Methyltransferase domain), which yields MVLAYPLNCLQNAMIILDPAQREKLDPTDDSEFYEFPRFVTHVDEGFIQQLTDLYRSRLQPNTRIFDMMSSWVSHLPDEMAFAHVEGHGLNQEELARNPRFHHYFVQNLNKDPQLPLGDMSFDAVLNTVSVQYIQYPEAIFSEIHRILKPGGIAIISFSNRMFFQKAIAAWRDGSEASRVELVKRYFRSVPGFTEPEVIARQAQTPPMLQWLGLGGGDPFYAVIAQRK from the coding sequence ATGGTTTTAGCCTACCCTCTGAATTGCTTGCAGAATGCCATGATTATTCTTGACCCAGCCCAGCGCGAGAAGCTTGACCCTACTGATGATTCTGAGTTTTATGAGTTTCCCCGGTTTGTGACCCATGTGGATGAGGGATTTATTCAGCAGTTAACGGATTTGTATCGATCGCGGCTTCAGCCCAATACGCGCATTTTCGACATGATGAGCAGTTGGGTGTCGCACTTGCCGGATGAAATGGCGTTTGCCCATGTGGAAGGGCATGGATTGAATCAGGAAGAGTTAGCACGAAATCCTCGATTTCACCATTATTTTGTGCAGAATTTGAATAAAGACCCCCAATTGCCACTGGGAGATATGTCGTTTGATGCGGTGCTGAATACGGTGTCAGTGCAGTATATCCAGTATCCAGAGGCAATTTTTTCGGAGATTCACCGCATTTTGAAGCCCGGTGGCATTGCGATTATCAGTTTCTCAAACCGGATGTTTTTTCAAAAGGCGATCGCAGCATGGCGAGATGGTTCAGAAGCCAGTCGAGTAGAACTGGTAAAACGCTATTTTCGGTCGGTTCCTGGGTTTACTGAACCGGAAGTAATTGCCCGTCAGGCTCAAACGCCTCCGATGCTGCAATGGCTAGGGCTTGGCGGCGGTGATCCCTTTTATGCCGTCATTGCTCAAAGAAAGTAG
- a CDS encoding hypothetical protein (IMG reference gene:2510097937), with protein MARQLKRWESPRREGRNDKGRGGSARQRQRKKQFQTLRQKLKDQSQDQNKSQPKLTGDAFLHPLFNFELVGTYAE; from the coding sequence ATGGCACGACAACTTAAGCGATGGGAGTCCCCCCGTCGAGAAGGACGAAACGACAAAGGGCGTGGTGGTTCGGCTCGTCAACGCCAACGCAAAAAGCAGTTCCAAACCCTCAGACAAAAACTGAAAGATCAATCCCAAGACCAGAACAAATCACAGCCTAAGTTAACAGGGGATGCATTTCTGCATCCCCTGTTTAATTTTGAACTTGTTGGGACTTACGCAGAGTGA
- a CDS encoding amino acid/amide ABC transporter ATP-binding protein 2, HAAT family (IMG reference gene:2510097938~PFAM: ABC transporter): protein MESPPLLELIGLGVNYDGIQALQDIDLVIHPGEVVTLIGANGAGKTTALRAISRIVPVRQGRILYDGRDITRKRAHEVVHLGIAHSPEGRRILARMTVLDNLELGAYTRRDRLGIKADIEKQFLTFPRLAERKSQQAGTLSGGEQQMLAIARALMSRPKLLLLDEPSLGLAPAIVREIFGIIQNLRTTGVTILLVEQNATLALQTADRGYVLEAGRIILSGEASKLIEDNRVKQAYLG, encoded by the coding sequence ATGGAATCCCCTCCTTTACTTGAACTTATCGGACTTGGCGTGAATTATGACGGAATTCAAGCGCTGCAAGATATCGATTTAGTGATTCATCCAGGAGAAGTGGTTACCCTGATTGGGGCAAATGGAGCCGGAAAAACCACCGCCTTGAGGGCAATTTCGCGAATTGTGCCGGTACGACAGGGACGAATTCTTTACGATGGACGCGATATTACCCGTAAGCGTGCCCACGAAGTTGTGCATCTTGGCATTGCCCACAGCCCTGAGGGACGACGAATCCTGGCGCGAATGACCGTGCTGGATAATCTGGAACTGGGCGCTTATACTCGTCGCGATCGCCTCGGCATTAAAGCAGACATTGAGAAGCAGTTTCTTACCTTTCCCCGGTTGGCAGAACGGAAGTCTCAACAAGCAGGAACCTTGAGCGGTGGTGAGCAACAGATGCTAGCGATCGCGCGGGCATTGATGAGTCGTCCCAAATTGCTGCTGTTGGATGAACCGAGTTTGGGCTTGGCTCCCGCGATCGTTCGGGAAATTTTTGGCATTATTCAGAATTTGCGTACAACTGGCGTAACGATTCTACTAGTTGAGCAAAATGCCACTCTGGCATTGCAAACTGCTGATCGCGGCTATGTGTTAGAAGCTGGACGCATTATCTTATCTGGCGAAGCCTCAAAGCTCATTGAAGACAATCGCGTCAAGCAAGCCTACCTTGGTTAG
- a CDS encoding DNA methylase (IMG reference gene:2510097939~PFAM: DNA methylase) produces MIVSNTNESVSADDHSRPELNQIRDCDRPVHDWYRFVLSFPPHLVQEYLRKFEVEPQQRVLDPFCGTGTTLVECKKQGIASVGVEANPMAWFAGSTKTDWQPNAQALMESAYQIAEASDRMLQQEVSMLRTLPEDSAKILLKHAKDQTSSISPLPLHRTLVLLEQIRLHNQYTQHLELALAKALVTSIGNLHFKPEVGVTKAKPDAPVIAAWLQQVQTIGEDLQTVRSQCAIPAQVHHADARQILQVLEPTSVDAVFTSPPYPNEKDYTRTTRLESVVLGLIQNKAQLRKLKEGLVRSNTRNVFRTDTDDVWVSQHPEIQRIANEIESRRIELGKTSGFERLYHRAVKLYFGGMAKHLADLRHVLRPGAHLGYVVGDQKSYLQVMIRTGQLLGEIAEGLGYQLVDIELFRTRLSTATKQWMREEVVILQWSGKMPTKSYPFSEKQLE; encoded by the coding sequence ATGATTGTATCAAACACAAATGAAAGCGTTTCTGCAGACGATCACAGCCGGCCAGAATTAAACCAGATAAGGGACTGCGATCGCCCCGTGCATGATTGGTATCGCTTTGTACTGTCCTTTCCACCCCATCTCGTTCAGGAGTATCTGCGCAAGTTTGAGGTTGAGCCGCAGCAGCGTGTGCTTGACCCATTTTGTGGTACTGGAACTACTCTTGTGGAATGTAAGAAGCAAGGCATCGCCAGCGTGGGTGTGGAAGCGAATCCAATGGCATGGTTTGCAGGTTCAACCAAAACTGACTGGCAGCCCAATGCTCAGGCATTAATGGAAAGTGCGTATCAAATTGCAGAAGCGAGCGATCGCATGTTGCAGCAAGAAGTTAGCATGTTGCGAACCTTGCCCGAAGATAGTGCTAAGATTTTGCTCAAACATGCCAAAGATCAAACCAGTTCAATCAGCCCTCTGCCGCTACACAGAACGTTGGTGCTGCTCGAACAAATTAGACTGCACAATCAATATACGCAGCATTTGGAATTGGCACTGGCAAAAGCCCTGGTTACGTCGATTGGAAATTTGCACTTCAAACCTGAAGTGGGGGTCACCAAAGCTAAACCAGATGCACCAGTAATTGCTGCCTGGTTACAACAGGTGCAAACCATTGGGGAAGATTTGCAAACCGTGCGATCGCAGTGTGCTATACCCGCTCAGGTTCATCACGCCGATGCCCGCCAAATTCTGCAAGTTTTAGAACCCACTTCAGTAGACGCCGTATTCACGTCGCCGCCTTACCCAAATGAAAAAGACTACACCCGTACCACACGGTTGGAATCGGTGGTATTGGGATTGATTCAGAACAAAGCTCAATTGCGGAAATTGAAAGAAGGATTAGTGCGGTCAAACACTCGCAATGTATTCAGAACGGATACCGATGATGTGTGGGTATCTCAACATCCAGAGATACAACGCATTGCCAACGAGATTGAGTCTCGTCGAATTGAGTTAGGAAAAACCAGCGGCTTTGAACGACTCTATCATCGTGCAGTCAAACTTTACTTTGGAGGAATGGCGAAACATCTAGCCGATCTTCGTCATGTTTTACGCCCAGGTGCTCATTTAGGATATGTTGTGGGTGATCAAAAATCTTATCTTCAGGTGATGATTCGGACTGGTCAATTACTGGGCGAAATCGCTGAAGGATTGGGTTATCAGTTAGTTGATATTGAATTGTTTAGGACCCGTTTATCAACCGCGACCAAACAGTGGATGCGAGAAGAAGTAGTAATTTTGCAATGGTCTGGGAAAATGCCAACGAAATCCTATCCTTTTAGTGAAAAACAACTGGAATGA
- a CDS encoding amino acid/amide ABC transporter ATP-binding protein 1, HAAT family (IMG reference gene:2510097940~PFAM: ABC transporter; Branched-chain amino acid ATP-binding cassette transporter): protein MTQTHVADTIVQPSTPYILEARGVTRRFGGLMAVNNVSFAVQAGEIFGLIGPNGAGKTTFFNLLTGLIQPSSGQILHNGEEISRSRPFQIARRGIARTFQNIRLFCELSALENVMIAYHVHTRSGLLRGVLSLPPAPTEEKKTREKAFELLELVGLGDRAFEQAKNFAYGDQRRLEIARALALEPKVLLLDEPAAGMNPNEKGQLSDFIRDIRQQFDLTVLLIEHHVPMVMGLCDRIAVLDFGELIALGDPAQVKNDPAVVEAYLGAE from the coding sequence ATGACGCAGACACATGTGGCAGATACGATTGTCCAACCGAGTACCCCATACATTCTGGAAGCTAGAGGCGTGACGCGGCGCTTTGGAGGCTTGATGGCTGTGAATAATGTGTCGTTTGCGGTGCAAGCTGGGGAAATTTTTGGACTGATTGGTCCAAACGGAGCAGGAAAGACGACGTTTTTTAACTTGCTTACAGGGTTGATTCAGCCATCTAGTGGGCAGATATTGCACAATGGCGAAGAGATTTCGCGATCGCGTCCGTTTCAAATTGCCAGGCGCGGTATTGCCCGCACGTTTCAAAACATTCGGCTATTTTGTGAACTTTCTGCCCTGGAAAATGTGATGATTGCGTACCATGTCCATACTCGCAGCGGGTTACTCAGAGGCGTGCTAAGTTTGCCCCCTGCTCCAACAGAGGAGAAAAAGACGCGGGAGAAAGCGTTTGAATTATTGGAACTGGTGGGATTAGGCGATCGCGCCTTTGAACAAGCCAAAAACTTTGCCTATGGGGATCAGCGGAGACTAGAAATCGCGCGGGCACTGGCACTTGAACCGAAAGTGTTGTTGCTGGATGAACCCGCAGCAGGCATGAACCCAAATGAGAAAGGGCAATTGAGTGACTTTATTCGCGATATTCGTCAGCAATTTGATCTCACCGTATTACTGATTGAGCATCATGTGCCGATGGTGATGGGCTTGTGCGATCGCATTGCTGTGCTTGATTTTGGTGAACTCATTGCACTGGGCGATCCAGCTCAGGTAAAAAATGATCCAGCCGTCGTTGAAGCCTATTTAGGAGCAGAGTAA
- a CDS encoding hypothetical protein (IMG reference gene:2510097941), whose product MKAEYDFSKGKRGKFYNPDAEFPVPIYLDKDVEQFLTQLSADQHIDIQALVNKRLRSNIRLIQSVQTVES is encoded by the coding sequence ATGAAAGCAGAGTATGACTTCTCTAAGGGTAAACGAGGTAAGTTCTATAACCCCGATGCAGAATTTCCTGTTCCCATTTATTTAGATAAGGATGTAGAGCAATTTTTGACTCAACTTTCTGCTGATCAACATATTGATATTCAAGCACTAGTCAATAAGCGGCTCAGGAGCAATATCAGATTGATTCAAAGTGTTCAAACGGTTGAGTCATAA
- a CDS encoding putative hydrolase or acyltransferase of alpha/beta superfamily (IMG reference gene:2510097943~TIGRFAM: proline-specific peptidases, Bacillus coagulans-type subfamily) — protein sequence MRAKIRDTEIYFDVEGAGLVPDGAQMKEKPVAFLVHGGPGADHTSFKPTFSPLSKKMQLVYFDHRGQGRSQRGDKATYTLDNNVEDMEALRQYLGLGKIVVIGASYGGMVALTYASRYPENVSHLIAIVTVPDYRFLDRAKQVLAEKGTAEQNAIAQHLWDGTFLDEEHLREYFQVMGSMYSLTFDPNSPKNSWKRAILSPDAINQAFGGFLRTYDVRDQLPKITAPTLVIGAKHDWICAPEFSEEIAELIPNSDLRIFEHSGHGIRADEPEALLDAIAGFIVYKQ from the coding sequence ATGCGGGCAAAAATTCGGGATACAGAGATTTATTTTGATGTGGAGGGGGCGGGGTTGGTGCCGGATGGGGCACAGATGAAGGAAAAGCCTGTTGCGTTTTTGGTTCATGGTGGACCAGGAGCGGATCACACTTCGTTCAAGCCCACGTTTTCGCCGCTAAGTAAGAAGATGCAACTAGTGTATTTTGACCATCGGGGGCAGGGACGATCGCAACGAGGAGACAAAGCCACCTACACCCTGGACAACAACGTAGAAGACATGGAAGCGTTGCGGCAATACCTAGGGTTGGGAAAAATTGTGGTGATTGGCGCATCTTACGGTGGCATGGTGGCACTGACCTATGCCAGTCGTTATCCCGAAAATGTGTCGCACTTGATCGCCATTGTCACTGTCCCTGATTACCGATTTTTAGACCGGGCAAAGCAAGTTTTGGCAGAGAAAGGAACGGCAGAACAAAACGCGATTGCCCAGCATTTGTGGGATGGCACCTTCCTGGATGAAGAGCACTTACGGGAATATTTTCAGGTCATGGGGTCGATGTACTCGCTAACGTTTGACCCCAATTCGCCTAAGAACAGTTGGAAACGGGCAATTTTGTCACCCGATGCGATTAATCAAGCGTTTGGTGGCTTTTTGCGAACCTATGATGTGCGTGACCAATTGCCCAAAATTACGGCTCCGACCCTCGTGATTGGGGCAAAACATGACTGGATTTGTGCCCCTGAATTTTCGGAAGAAATTGCTGAGTTGATTCCTAATTCAGACCTACGAATTTTTGAGCACAGTGGTCATGGAATCCGGGCTGATGAACCAGAGGCGTTGTTAGACGCGATCGCAGGCTTTATCGTTTACAAGCAGTAA
- a CDS encoding uncharacterized protein associated with GTPases (IMG reference gene:2510097944~PFAM: GTPase of unknown function; Domain of unknown function (DUF697)), with amino-acid sequence MTHPLETDSQEGSQRSSDSGLVNADEHRPSATSLLRNVSGALSDWGDRIKQLLPVEPLSKTLIQWFSVSEEQLAEILETVRSELPTTEAILLGKPQAGKSSIVRGLTGVSAEIVGHGFRPHTQHTNRYAYPTSELPLLIFTDTVGLGDVTQNTESIIQELTNELESDTRRARILVLTIKINDFATDTLRQIAQQLRKQHPEIPCLLVVTCLHELYPPDITNHPAYPPTVEDINRAFAALQEAFQGICDRAVLIDFTLEEDGYTPVFYGLGAFSDGLTALLPEAEARTIHQLLEGNAGKRLGDLYRDVGRRYILPFSVMAGTIAAVPLPFATMPVLTALQVAMVGAIGQLYGQTLSPSQAGGLVSAIAGGFLAQAIGRELIKFVPGFGSVIAASWAGAYTWALGEAACVYFGDVIGGKKPDPKKIRATMQAAFKTAQQRFKQSS; translated from the coding sequence ATGACGCATCCACTGGAAACTGATTCACAGGAAGGTAGCCAACGTTCATCAGATAGTGGGTTGGTTAATGCGGATGAGCATCGCCCCTCTGCAACTTCTCTGTTGAGGAACGTTTCGGGAGCATTGAGTGATTGGGGCGATCGCATCAAGCAATTGTTGCCAGTTGAGCCACTCTCCAAAACTCTGATTCAGTGGTTTAGCGTTAGCGAAGAGCAGCTAGCAGAAATCTTAGAAACTGTCCGCTCTGAGCTACCTACCACAGAAGCGATTCTCTTAGGCAAGCCTCAAGCGGGGAAAAGCTCGATTGTTCGTGGGTTAACCGGAGTGTCTGCAGAAATTGTAGGGCATGGGTTTCGTCCTCATACTCAGCATACGAATCGCTACGCTTACCCAACTAGTGAATTGCCATTGCTGATTTTTACAGACACGGTAGGGCTGGGTGACGTTACTCAAAATACAGAAAGCATCATTCAAGAACTGACGAACGAACTGGAGAGTGACACTCGTCGGGCTAGAATCCTGGTCTTGACTATTAAGATTAATGACTTTGCAACTGATACGCTGCGACAAATTGCCCAGCAGCTCCGCAAACAGCACCCTGAAATTCCCTGTTTATTGGTCGTTACCTGCCTGCACGAGTTATACCCTCCTGACATTACCAACCATCCCGCCTACCCACCCACTGTTGAGGACATCAACCGCGCATTTGCAGCCTTGCAGGAAGCGTTTCAAGGAATCTGCGATCGCGCTGTACTCATCGATTTTACCCTGGAAGAAGATGGATACACGCCTGTTTTTTATGGCTTAGGAGCCTTTAGTGATGGGTTAACCGCGCTGTTGCCAGAAGCCGAAGCTCGGACCATTCATCAACTGCTAGAAGGTAATGCTGGCAAACGCTTGGGAGATTTATATCGGGATGTAGGTCGGCGCTATATTTTGCCCTTCTCAGTTATGGCAGGGACGATCGCAGCCGTCCCTCTCCCTTTTGCCACGATGCCTGTCTTAACAGCTCTACAAGTTGCAATGGTGGGCGCAATTGGACAACTGTATGGACAGACCCTGTCTCCCTCGCAGGCAGGCGGATTAGTAAGCGCGATCGCAGGAGGATTTTTGGCGCAGGCGATTGGGCGAGAATTGATTAAATTTGTTCCCGGATTTGGCAGTGTCATTGCTGCGTCCTGGGCAGGCGCTTATACCTGGGCACTGGGAGAAGCGGCTTGTGTTTACTTTGGGGATGTTATTGGTGGCAAGAAACCTGATCCCAAGAAGATTCGGGCAACCATGCAAGCAGCCTTTAAAACTGCCCAGCAACGGTTCAAACAATCCTCTTAA
- a CDS encoding Protein of unknown function (DUF2973) (IMG reference gene:2510097945~PFAM: Protein of unknown function (DUF2973)): protein MVLHLLYIIAFTVLAVLAIANLIRNLISLGIDSQRPYSNRNSAIPQFSSQKTPPHPEFLDESGRLINEPLLVMRSMTVEDAREQLDALYESSPGPSNLNSESREEQ, encoded by the coding sequence ATGGTATTACATCTCCTCTACATAATTGCTTTTACAGTCCTTGCAGTGTTGGCGATCGCGAATTTGATCCGTAATTTGATTTCTTTGGGAATAGATTCTCAACGGCCTTACTCCAATCGCAACTCTGCTATTCCACAGTTCTCTTCCCAAAAGACTCCTCCCCATCCAGAATTTTTGGATGAAAGTGGTCGGTTGATCAATGAGCCATTACTTGTCATGCGCTCTATGACGGTTGAAGACGCACGGGAACAACTGGATGCACTGTACGAGTCTTCTCCTGGCCCCAGTAACCTCAACAGTGAGTCTCGTGAAGAACAGTAG
- a CDS encoding Protein of unknown function (DUF2605) (IMG reference gene:2510097946~PFAM: Protein of unknown function (DUF2605)), with amino-acid sequence MSFSNSADPELLKSILEPLLEDFQYWFGRSLTFLESNELSFMTTEQQADLLARVVRAKQEVAAAQSLFRVTGGQVGVEISALTPWHHLVSECWQVVNRFRRESATRTTDGND; translated from the coding sequence ATGTCTTTTTCAAACTCGGCTGATCCTGAACTGCTTAAGTCCATCCTGGAGCCTCTTCTGGAGGATTTTCAATACTGGTTTGGGCGATCGCTGACTTTTTTAGAGTCCAATGAACTCTCGTTTATGACTACCGAGCAACAAGCTGATCTGCTAGCTAGGGTTGTCCGGGCAAAGCAAGAAGTGGCTGCAGCGCAGTCTTTGTTTAGGGTGACAGGAGGGCAAGTGGGAGTAGAAATTTCCGCATTAACGCCCTGGCATCATCTTGTGTCGGAGTGCTGGCAGGTTGTCAACCGCTTTCGGCGAGAATCGGCAACTCGAACAACTGATGGAAATGACTAA